A genomic window from Pseudocitrobacter corydidari includes:
- the yihI gene encoding Der GTPase-activating protein YihI: MKKPTSAPRAKTRRKTREELDQEARDRKRQKKHRGHTPGSRASGGGESGRSGQKGQEKDPRIGSKKPVQLGVTAVQTPPRQQKPKSEKPMLSPQAELEQLETDERLDALLERLEEGGKLNAEEQSWVDAKLDRIDELMQQLGLSYDDDEEEEEEEGKEDMMRLLKGGN; the protein is encoded by the coding sequence ATGAAAAAACCAACATCTGCACCGCGTGCCAAAACACGCCGCAAAACCCGCGAAGAACTGGACCAGGAAGCGCGCGACCGTAAGCGCCAGAAGAAGCATCGTGGCCATACGCCGGGCAGCCGTGCAAGTGGCGGCGGTGAGTCGGGTCGCTCGGGCCAAAAAGGTCAGGAAAAAGATCCCCGTATTGGCAGTAAAAAACCTGTTCAGTTGGGCGTTACCGCTGTGCAGACACCCCCTCGTCAGCAAAAACCAAAAAGCGAGAAACCTATGCTTTCACCGCAAGCTGAGCTGGAGCAGTTAGAAACGGATGAGCGTTTGGATGCGCTGCTGGAACGCCTGGAAGAAGGCGGAAAACTGAATGCTGAAGAGCAAAGCTGGGTCGATGCCAAACTGGATCGCATCGACGAGCTGATGCAGCAGCTTGGCCTCTCCTACGACGATGACGAAGAAGAAGAGGAAGAAGAGGGCAAGGAAGACATGATGCGTCTGCTTAAGGGCGGAAACTAA
- the typA gene encoding ribosome-dependent GTPase TypA: MIENLRNIAIIAHVDHGKTTLVDKLLQQSGTFDARAETQERVMDSNDLEKERGITILAKNTAIKWNDYRINIVDTPGHADFGGEVERVMSMVDSVLLVVDAFDGPMPQTRFVTKKAFAYGLKPIVVINKVDRPGARPDWVVDQVFDLFVNLDATDEQLDFPIVYASALNGIAGLDHEDMAEDMTPLYQAIVDHVPAPDVDLDGPLQMQISQLDYNSYVGVIGIGRIKRGKVKPNQQVTIIDSEGKTRNAKVGKVLTHLGLERIDSDQAEAGDIIAITGLGELNISDTICDTQNVEALPALSVDEPTVSMFFNVNTSPFCGKEGKFVTSRQILDRLNKELVHNVALRVEETPDADAFRVSGRGELHLSVLIENMRREGFEMAVSRPKVIFREIDGRKQEPFENVTLDVEEQHQGSVMQALGERKGDLKNMNPDGKGRVRLDYVIPSRGLIGFRSEFMTMTSGTGLLYSTFSHYDDVRPGDVGQRQNGVLISNGQGKAVAFALFSLQDRGKLFLGHGAEVYEGQIIGIHSRSNDLTVNCLTGKKLTNMRASGTDEATVLVPPVKMTLEQALEFIDDDELVEVTPLSIRIRKRHLTENDRKRAMRGAKEE; this comes from the coding sequence GTGATCGAAAATTTGCGTAACATCGCCATCATCGCGCACGTTGACCATGGTAAAACTACCCTGGTTGATAAGCTGCTGCAGCAATCCGGTACGTTTGATGCACGTGCCGAAACTCAAGAGCGTGTGATGGACTCCAACGATTTGGAGAAAGAGCGTGGGATTACCATCCTCGCGAAAAACACCGCTATCAAATGGAATGACTACCGTATCAACATCGTTGATACCCCAGGGCACGCCGACTTCGGTGGTGAAGTTGAACGTGTAATGTCCATGGTAGACTCCGTGCTGCTGGTCGTTGACGCATTTGACGGCCCGATGCCGCAGACGCGCTTCGTGACCAAGAAAGCCTTTGCCTATGGCCTGAAACCTATTGTTGTTATCAACAAAGTTGACCGCCCTGGCGCGCGTCCTGACTGGGTTGTTGACCAGGTCTTTGACCTGTTCGTTAACCTTGATGCGACCGACGAACAGCTGGACTTCCCGATCGTTTACGCCTCTGCGCTGAACGGTATCGCGGGTCTGGATCACGAAGACATGGCTGAAGACATGACCCCGCTGTATCAGGCGATTGTTGACCATGTTCCTGCGCCGGACGTCGATCTCGACGGTCCGCTGCAGATGCAGATCTCCCAGCTGGACTACAACAGCTATGTGGGTGTTATCGGTATCGGCCGTATCAAACGCGGTAAAGTGAAACCGAACCAGCAGGTCACTATCATCGATAGCGAAGGCAAAACCCGTAACGCGAAAGTCGGTAAAGTTCTGACCCATCTGGGGCTGGAACGTATCGATAGCGATCAGGCGGAAGCTGGCGACATCATCGCAATCACTGGTCTTGGCGAACTGAACATCTCCGATACCATTTGCGATACGCAAAATGTGGAAGCGCTGCCGGCGCTGTCCGTTGATGAACCGACCGTTTCCATGTTCTTCAACGTCAACACCTCTCCGTTCTGCGGTAAAGAAGGTAAATTCGTTACCTCTCGTCAGATCCTTGATCGTCTGAACAAAGAGCTGGTCCACAACGTTGCGCTGCGCGTTGAAGAAACCCCGGACGCAGACGCATTCCGCGTTTCTGGCCGTGGTGAACTGCACCTGTCCGTTCTTATCGAAAACATGCGTCGTGAAGGTTTCGAAATGGCGGTTTCCCGTCCGAAAGTTATCTTCCGCGAAATCGATGGCCGTAAACAAGAGCCGTTCGAAAACGTTACGCTGGACGTTGAAGAGCAACATCAGGGTTCTGTGATGCAGGCTCTGGGTGAGCGTAAAGGCGACCTGAAAAACATGAATCCAGATGGCAAAGGCCGCGTACGTCTCGACTACGTGATCCCAAGCCGTGGCCTGATCGGCTTCCGTTCAGAATTCATGACCATGACTTCCGGTACCGGTCTGCTGTACTCCACCTTCAGCCACTACGACGATGTTCGTCCGGGTGATGTGGGTCAGCGCCAGAACGGCGTACTGATCTCTAACGGCCAGGGTAAAGCAGTTGCGTTCGCACTGTTCAGCCTGCAGGACCGCGGTAAGCTGTTCCTGGGTCACGGTGCTGAAGTTTATGAAGGCCAGATCATCGGTATTCACAGTCGTTCTAACGACCTGACTGTAAACTGCCTGACCGGTAAGAAACTGACCAACATGCGTGCGTCTGGTACAGACGAAGCAACGGTTCTGGTTCCGCCGGTTAAAATGACGCTGGAACAGGCTCTTGAGTTCATCGATGACGACGAACTGGTAGAAGTGACTCCGCTGTCTATCCGTATCCGTAAACGTCACCTGACCGAGAACGACCGTAAACGCGCGATGCGCGGTGCGAAAGAAGAGTAA
- the yihA gene encoding ribosome biogenesis GTP-binding protein YihA/YsxC → MTNWNYQLTHFVTSAPDIRHLPSDTGIEVAFAGRSNAGKSSALNTLTNQKSLARTSKTPGRTQLINLFEVADGKRLVDLPGYGYAEVPEEMKIKWQRALGEYLEKRLCLKGIVILMDIRHPLKDLDQQMIQWAVDSEIEVLVLLTKADKLASGARKAQVNMVREAVLAFNGDVQVEAFSSLKKQGVDKLRQKLDTWFDEIPPEVAAEEAEE, encoded by the coding sequence TTGACTAACTGGAATTACCAACTGACGCACTTTGTGACCAGTGCGCCAGATATCCGCCATTTACCTTCCGATACCGGAATTGAAGTGGCATTTGCGGGCCGCTCCAACGCCGGAAAGTCCAGCGCGCTGAATACGCTGACCAACCAAAAAAGTCTGGCCCGTACGTCAAAGACGCCTGGCCGTACGCAGTTGATTAACCTGTTTGAAGTGGCTGACGGTAAACGTCTGGTCGACTTACCGGGCTACGGTTACGCCGAAGTGCCGGAAGAGATGAAAATCAAATGGCAGCGTGCGCTGGGTGAATACCTGGAAAAACGCCTGTGTCTGAAAGGGATTGTTATCCTGATGGACATCCGCCATCCGCTGAAAGATCTCGATCAACAGATGATTCAGTGGGCCGTAGACAGTGAAATTGAAGTGCTGGTATTGCTGACCAAAGCCGATAAGCTCGCCAGCGGTGCGCGCAAAGCGCAGGTTAATATGGTGCGCGAAGCCGTGCTCGCCTTTAACGGTGACGTGCAGGTTGAAGCGTTTTCATCGCTGAAAAAACAGGGTGTGGATAAGCTGCGTCAGAAGCTGGACACCTGGTTTGATGAGATCCCGCCAGAAGTGGCGGCTGAAGAAGCCGAAGAGTAA
- the hemN gene encoding oxygen-independent coproporphyrinogen III oxidase — MSVQLIDWDLALIQKYNYSGPRYTSYPTALEFSDAFGESEFLNAVARYPERPLSLYVHIPFCHKLCYFCGCNKIVTRQQHKADQYLDALEQEIRHRAPLFTERHVTQLHWGGGTPTYLNKAQISRLMTLLRENFHFTADAEISIEVDPREIELDVIDHLRAEGFNRLSMGVQDFNKEVQRLVNREQDEEFIFALLNHAREIGFTSTNIDLIYGLPKQTPESFAFTLKRVAELNPDRLSVFNYAHLPTLFAAQRKIKDADLPTAQQKLDILQETISSLTDAGYQFIGMDHFARPDNELAVAQRDGVLHRNFQGYTTQGDTDLLGMGVSAISMIGDCYAQNQKELKLYYQQVDERGDALWRGIALTRDDCIRRDVIKALICNFRLDYAAVEQQWDLNFADYFAEDLKLLAPLAKDGLVDVDEKGIQVTPKGRLLIRNICMCFDAYLRQKARMQQFSRVI; from the coding sequence ATGTCTGTGCAGTTAATCGACTGGGATCTGGCCCTGATCCAGAAATATAACTATTCCGGGCCACGTTACACTTCGTATCCCACCGCGCTGGAGTTTTCTGACGCGTTCGGCGAAAGCGAGTTTCTGAATGCGGTTGCACGTTATCCCGAGCGGCCGCTGTCGCTGTACGTGCACATTCCGTTCTGCCATAAGCTCTGCTATTTCTGCGGCTGCAATAAAATTGTCACTCGCCAGCAGCATAAAGCCGATCAGTATCTCGACGCGCTGGAGCAGGAAATTCGCCACCGCGCACCATTGTTCACTGAGCGCCATGTTACCCAGCTACACTGGGGCGGCGGCACGCCAACCTATCTGAATAAAGCGCAAATTTCTCGCCTGATGACGCTGCTGCGCGAGAACTTCCACTTTACCGCCGACGCCGAGATCTCGATTGAAGTTGACCCGCGCGAAATCGAACTGGACGTGATCGACCATCTGCGCGCTGAAGGATTTAACCGCCTGAGCATGGGCGTGCAGGACTTCAACAAAGAAGTTCAGCGTCTGGTAAATCGCGAGCAGGATGAAGAATTTATCTTCGCGTTGCTGAATCACGCACGCGAGATTGGTTTTACCTCAACCAACATTGACCTGATCTACGGCCTGCCGAAGCAGACGCCGGAAAGTTTCGCCTTTACGCTTAAACGCGTGGCGGAACTGAATCCGGATCGCCTGAGCGTCTTTAACTATGCGCATCTGCCCACCCTGTTTGCCGCGCAGCGTAAAATTAAAGATGCAGATTTACCGACCGCCCAGCAGAAGCTGGATATTCTTCAGGAAACCATCTCGTCGCTCACTGATGCCGGTTACCAGTTTATCGGTATGGATCACTTCGCCCGTCCGGACAACGAGCTGGCCGTTGCTCAGCGTGACGGCGTGCTGCATCGTAACTTCCAGGGCTACACCACGCAGGGCGATACCGACCTGCTCGGCATGGGCGTGTCGGCGATCAGCATGATTGGCGACTGCTACGCGCAGAACCAGAAAGAGCTGAAACTCTATTATCAACAGGTTGATGAACGCGGCGATGCGCTGTGGCGCGGCATTGCCCTAACGCGCGATGACTGCATTCGTCGTGACGTGATTAAGGCGTTGATTTGTAATTTTCGCCTGGATTACGCCGCCGTTGAGCAGCAGTGGGATCTGAACTTTGCTGACTATTTTGCAGAAGATTTAAAACTGCTGGCGCCGCTGGCGAAAGATGGGCTGGTGGATGTGGATGAAAAGGGGATTCAGGTGACGCCAAAAGGTCGTCTGTTGATACGTAATATCTGCATGTGCTTCGATGCTTACCTGCGCCAGAAAGCGCGGATGCAGCAGTTCTCACGCGTGATTTAA
- the glnA gene encoding glutamate--ammonia ligase, whose protein sequence is MSAEHVLTMLNEHEVKFVDLRFTDTKGKEQHVTIPSHQVNAEFFEEGKMFDGSSIGGWKGINESDMVLMPDASTALIDPFYEEPTLIIRCDILEPGTLQGYDRDPRSIAKRAEEYLRSTGIADTVLFGPEPEFFLFDDIRFGASISGSHVAIDDIEGAWNSSTKYEGGNKGHRPGVKGGYFPVPPVDSSQDIRSTMCMIMEEMGLVVEAHHHEVATAGQNEIATRFNTMTKKADEIQIYKYVVHNVAHRFGKTATFMPKPMFGDNGSGMHCHMSLSKNGVNLFSGDKYAGLSEQALHYIGGVIKHAKAINALANPTTNSYKRLVPGYEAPVMLAYSARNRSASIRIPVVTSPKARRIEVRFPDPAANPYLCFAALLMAGLDGIKNKIHPGEAMDKNLYDLPPEEAKEIPQVAGSLEEALKELDLDREFLKAGGVFTDESIDAYIALRREEDDRVRMTPHPVEFELYYSV, encoded by the coding sequence ATGTCCGCTGAACACGTTTTGACGATGCTGAATGAGCACGAAGTGAAGTTTGTCGATCTGCGCTTCACCGATACCAAAGGTAAAGAACAGCACGTCACTATCCCTTCCCATCAGGTTAATGCCGAATTCTTTGAAGAAGGCAAAATGTTTGACGGCTCCTCTATCGGCGGCTGGAAAGGCATTAACGAATCTGACATGGTTCTGATGCCGGACGCATCTACCGCACTCATTGACCCGTTCTACGAAGAACCTACACTGATCATCCGCTGCGATATCCTGGAACCAGGTACCCTGCAGGGCTATGACCGTGACCCGCGCTCTATCGCAAAACGCGCTGAAGAATACCTGCGCTCTACTGGCATCGCCGACACCGTACTGTTCGGGCCAGAACCAGAATTCTTCCTGTTTGACGACATCCGCTTCGGCGCATCCATTTCCGGTTCTCACGTGGCTATCGACGATATCGAAGGCGCGTGGAACTCTTCCACCAAATACGAAGGTGGTAACAAAGGTCACCGTCCGGGCGTGAAAGGCGGTTACTTCCCGGTTCCGCCGGTCGATTCCTCCCAGGACATCCGTTCTACCATGTGTATGATCATGGAAGAAATGGGCCTGGTTGTTGAAGCTCACCACCACGAAGTGGCAACGGCAGGTCAGAACGAAATCGCGACCCGCTTCAACACCATGACTAAAAAAGCGGACGAAATTCAGATCTACAAATATGTCGTTCACAACGTTGCGCACCGTTTCGGTAAAACCGCAACCTTCATGCCAAAACCGATGTTTGGCGATAACGGTTCCGGTATGCACTGCCACATGTCTCTGTCCAAGAACGGCGTAAACCTGTTCTCTGGCGACAAATACGCGGGTCTGTCTGAGCAGGCGCTGCACTACATCGGCGGTGTTATCAAACACGCAAAAGCAATCAACGCCCTGGCGAACCCGACCACCAACTCCTACAAACGTCTGGTCCCGGGTTACGAAGCGCCGGTTATGCTGGCTTACTCTGCCCGTAACCGTTCAGCTTCCATCCGTATTCCGGTTGTTACCAGCCCGAAAGCGCGTCGTATCGAAGTGCGCTTCCCGGACCCGGCAGCTAACCCGTACCTGTGCTTCGCAGCGCTGCTGATGGCTGGCCTTGACGGCATCAAGAACAAAATCCATCCGGGCGAAGCGATGGACAAAAACCTGTATGACCTGCCGCCGGAAGAAGCGAAAGAGATCCCACAGGTTGCGGGTTCTCTGGAAGAAGCACTGAAAGAACTGGATCTGGACCGCGAGTTCCTGAAAGCCGGTGGTGTGTTCACTGACGAATCCATCGATGCTTACATCGCGCTGCGCCGCGAAGAAGATGACCGTGTGCGCATGACTCCGCACCCGGTAGAGTTCGAGCTGTACTACAGCGTTTAA
- a CDS encoding sugar phosphate isomerase/epimerase family protein produces the protein MLTINNARKILQRVDNLPLYLHAYAYHLNMRLERVLPGDLLDIAHENQLRGVKIHVLDGERFSLENMSDNELAAFGEKARQLNLDVHIETSASDKKAIDLAAGIALKTGASSVRFYPRYEGHLQEVMAMIACDIAYIRDTYQGSGLTFTLEQHEDLKSHELAMLIQDSGMDSLSLLFDFANMINANEHPLDALKTMSPHITQVHIKDALIVNEDGGLGHKACISGQGDMPFKALLTDLICLGDEEPQVMAYGLEEEVDYYAPAFRFEHEGDNPWIPYRQMSETPLPEQNALEARLCKEKQDAVNQINYVRSVLQQIKQEATHLLNH, from the coding sequence ATGCTCACAATAAATAACGCAAGAAAAATTCTACAACGTGTCGATAATCTTCCTCTTTATCTGCATGCCTACGCGTATCATTTAAATATGCGTCTGGAAAGGGTATTACCAGGTGATTTGCTGGATATTGCTCATGAGAATCAGCTACGCGGTGTAAAAATTCACGTACTGGATGGCGAGCGCTTCTCGCTGGAAAACATGAGCGATAATGAACTCGCCGCTTTTGGTGAGAAAGCGCGTCAGCTCAATCTGGATGTGCATATCGAAACCAGCGCTTCCGATAAAAAAGCGATCGATTTGGCTGCCGGCATTGCCTTAAAAACGGGCGCGTCATCGGTCCGTTTCTATCCGCGCTACGAAGGGCATTTGCAGGAAGTGATGGCGATGATTGCCTGTGATATCGCATACATTCGCGATACCTATCAGGGCAGCGGGTTGACCTTCACTCTTGAACAGCATGAAGACCTGAAGAGCCACGAACTGGCGATGCTTATTCAAGACAGCGGGATGGATTCTCTCTCCTTACTGTTTGATTTTGCGAACATGATTAACGCCAACGAACATCCTTTGGACGCGTTAAAAACCATGTCCCCGCATATCACCCAGGTGCATATTAAAGATGCGCTTATCGTCAATGAAGACGGTGGACTGGGGCATAAAGCCTGTATTTCCGGGCAGGGCGACATGCCATTCAAAGCGTTATTAACTGACCTTATCTGCCTGGGCGATGAAGAGCCGCAGGTGATGGCTTACGGCCTGGAAGAAGAGGTGGATTACTATGCTCCGGCATTTCGTTTTGAACACGAAGGGGATAATCCGTGGATCCCCTATCGCCAAATGAGTGAAACGCCGTTACCTGAACAAAATGCGCTGGAAGCGCGGCTGTGCAAAGAAAAGCAGGATGCGGTGAATCAGATAAATTATGTTCGGAGCGTGCTGCAACAAATAAAACAAGAGGCGACGCATCTTCTAAATCATTAA
- the glnG gene encoding nitrogen regulation protein NR(I), whose protein sequence is MQRGIVWVVDDDSSIRWVLERALTGAGLSCTTFESGNEVLDALTTKTPDVLLSDIRMPGMDGLALLKQIKQRHPMLPVIIMTAHSDLDAAVSAYQQGAFDYLPKPFDIDEAVALVERAISHYQEQQQPRDVPAFGPTADIIGEAPAMQDVFRIIGRLSRSSISVLINGESGTGKELVAHALHRHSPRAKAPFIALNMAAIPKDLIESELFGHEKGAFTGANTVRQGRFEQADGGTLFLDEIGDMPNDVQTRLLRVLADGQFYRVGGYAPVKVDVRIIAATHQNLELRVQEGKFREDLFHRLNVIRVHLPPLRERREDIPRLARHFLQIAARELGVEVKLLHPETEAALTRLAWPGNVRQLENTCRWLTVMAAGQEVLIQDLPSELFETTVPDGSTHTQPDNWATLLAQWADRALRSGHQNLLSEAQPEMERTLLTTALRHTQGHKQEAARLLGWGRNTLTRKLKELGME, encoded by the coding sequence ATGCAACGAGGGATAGTCTGGGTCGTAGATGACGATAGCTCCATCCGTTGGGTGCTTGAACGCGCACTCACCGGGGCGGGCTTAAGCTGTACCACATTTGAAAGCGGCAACGAGGTGCTGGACGCGCTCACCACCAAAACGCCGGACGTGCTGCTATCGGATATCCGTATGCCGGGCATGGACGGCCTTGCGCTGCTGAAACAGATTAAACAGCGTCATCCGATGCTTCCGGTCATCATAATGACCGCTCATTCAGATCTGGACGCGGCGGTCAGCGCTTATCAACAAGGCGCATTCGATTACCTGCCCAAACCGTTCGATATCGATGAGGCGGTGGCGCTGGTTGAACGCGCCATCAGCCACTATCAGGAACAGCAGCAGCCGCGCGACGTGCCCGCGTTCGGGCCTACCGCCGATATTATCGGTGAAGCGCCGGCGATGCAGGACGTCTTTCGCATTATCGGGCGACTCTCCCGGTCATCAATAAGCGTGCTGATTAACGGCGAATCCGGTACCGGTAAAGAGCTTGTCGCACATGCGCTGCATCGCCACAGCCCTCGCGCGAAAGCGCCGTTTATCGCCCTGAACATGGCGGCGATACCGAAAGATTTGATTGAATCCGAACTCTTTGGCCACGAGAAAGGCGCGTTCACCGGTGCGAATACCGTGCGTCAGGGGCGTTTTGAGCAGGCGGACGGCGGCACACTGTTTCTCGATGAAATTGGCGACATGCCGAACGATGTGCAAACCCGTTTGCTGCGCGTGCTGGCAGATGGGCAGTTTTACCGCGTCGGCGGCTATGCACCGGTAAAAGTGGATGTGCGTATCATTGCAGCGACTCACCAGAATCTGGAGCTGCGCGTGCAGGAGGGGAAATTTCGCGAGGATTTATTCCACCGCCTGAACGTGATCCGCGTGCATCTGCCGCCGCTGCGCGAGCGTCGCGAGGACATTCCCCGTCTGGCGCGTCACTTCCTGCAAATTGCCGCACGCGAGCTCGGCGTAGAAGTGAAACTGCTGCACCCGGAAACCGAAGCGGCGCTAACGCGTCTGGCGTGGCCTGGCAACGTACGCCAGCTGGAAAACACCTGCCGCTGGCTGACGGTGATGGCCGCAGGCCAGGAAGTGTTGATTCAGGATCTGCCGAGCGAACTGTTCGAAACCACCGTTCCGGATGGTTCGACCCACACTCAGCCGGATAACTGGGCGACGCTGCTGGCGCAGTGGGCCGATCGCGCGCTGCGTTCCGGTCATCAAAACCTGTTATCAGAAGCGCAGCCGGAAATGGAGCGTACACTGCTGACAACCGCGCTACGTCATACTCAGGGGCATAAACAGGAAGCCGCGCGTTTGCTGGGTTGGGGGCGTAATACCCTGACGCGCAAGCTGAAAGAGCTGGGGATGGAGTAG
- the glnL gene encoding nitrogen regulation protein NR(II), which translates to MATGALPDAGQILNSLINSILLVDDDLAVHYANPAAQQLLAQSSRKLFGTPLPELLSYFSLNIGLMQESLQTGQGFTDNEVTLVIDGRSHILSLTAQRLPDGFILLEMAPMDNQRRLSQEQLQHAQQIAARDLVRGLAHEIKNPLGGLRGAAQLLSRALPDPSLTEYTKMIIEQADRLRNLVDRLLGPQQPGMHVTESIHKVAERVFSLVSMELPDNVRLVRDYDPSLPELPHDPDQIEQVLLNIVRNALQALGPEGGEIILRTRTAFQLTLHGERYRLAARIDVEDNGPGIPSHLQDTLFYPMVSGREGGTGLGLSIARSLIDQHSGKIEFTSWPGHTEFSVYLPIRK; encoded by the coding sequence ATGGCAACCGGCGCGCTGCCCGATGCTGGGCAGATCCTCAATTCTTTAATTAATAGCATTCTGCTGGTCGATGACGACCTGGCGGTGCATTACGCCAACCCGGCGGCGCAGCAGCTGCTGGCGCAAAGCTCGCGAAAACTGTTCGGTACGCCGTTACCGGAACTGCTGAGCTATTTCTCGCTGAATATCGGTTTGATGCAGGAGAGCCTGCAAACGGGCCAGGGCTTCACGGATAACGAAGTGACGCTGGTGATCGACGGACGCTCGCATATCCTCTCTCTGACGGCCCAGCGGCTGCCTGACGGCTTTATTTTGCTGGAGATGGCCCCGATGGATAACCAACGTCGTCTGAGCCAGGAGCAGCTACAGCACGCCCAGCAGATTGCGGCGCGTGATTTGGTCCGTGGCTTAGCCCATGAGATTAAAAACCCGCTCGGCGGCCTACGCGGCGCAGCACAGCTGTTAAGCAGAGCGCTGCCCGACCCGTCGCTCACTGAATACACCAAAATGATCATTGAGCAGGCCGACCGCCTGCGCAACCTGGTCGACCGACTGTTGGGGCCGCAACAGCCGGGCATGCACGTGACCGAAAGCATCCACAAGGTGGCCGAACGCGTCTTTTCGCTGGTGTCGATGGAGCTGCCGGATAACGTGCGGCTGGTGCGTGATTACGATCCGAGTTTGCCGGAGTTACCGCACGATCCCGACCAGATTGAACAAGTTTTGCTGAATATTGTTCGCAATGCGTTGCAGGCGTTAGGGCCAGAAGGCGGCGAGATCATTCTGCGCACGCGCACCGCGTTCCAGTTAACGCTGCACGGCGAGCGCTATCGCCTGGCGGCACGTATTGACGTTGAAGATAACGGGCCGGGCATTCCGTCCCATTTACAGGACACGCTGTTCTATCCGATGGTAAGTGGCCGCGAAGGCGGCACCGGGCTGGGTTTATCTATCGCCCGCAGCCTGATCGATCAGCATTCCGGAAAAATTGAATTTACCAGTTGGCCAGGCCATACCGAGTTCTCGGTTTACCTGCCAATTCGAAAATAA
- a CDS encoding GntR family transcriptional regulator — protein MTENQSTVENAKEKLDRWLKDGLTPPGGKLPSERELCELLGIKRMTLRQALLNLEAESKIFRKDRKGWFVTQPRFNYSPELSASFQRAAIEQGREPSWGFTEKTRITDLPEMLLPLTAATPSETLYRVTGWGALEGHKVFYHETFINPEVAPGFIDQLENHSFSSVWEKCYQKETIVKKLVFKPVRMPGDISKYLGGSAGMPAILIEKHRADRNGNIVQVDIEYWRFEAVDLIINL, from the coding sequence ATGACGGAAAATCAGTCCACCGTTGAGAATGCCAAAGAGAAGTTAGATCGGTGGTTAAAAGATGGCCTTACCCCGCCGGGCGGAAAGCTCCCTTCTGAAAGAGAGTTGTGCGAGCTGCTGGGCATCAAACGTATGACCCTGCGCCAGGCATTGTTGAACCTTGAGGCGGAATCAAAAATCTTCCGCAAAGACCGTAAAGGCTGGTTTGTCACGCAACCGCGTTTTAATTACAGCCCCGAACTGTCGGCAAGCTTTCAACGCGCGGCCATAGAGCAGGGTAGAGAGCCCTCCTGGGGATTTACGGAGAAAACCCGTATTACGGACCTGCCGGAAATGCTGCTGCCTCTGACGGCGGCGACGCCCTCTGAGACGCTTTATCGCGTAACCGGCTGGGGCGCGCTGGAAGGCCATAAAGTCTTCTATCATGAAACGTTTATCAACCCGGAAGTGGCGCCGGGCTTTATCGATCAACTTGAAAACCACTCTTTTTCCTCGGTGTGGGAAAAATGCTATCAAAAAGAGACCATCGTAAAAAAACTAGTGTTTAAACCCGTCAGAATGCCGGGCGATATCAGTAAATATCTGGGGGGTTCTGCCGGTATGCCAGCTATTTTAATTGAAAAACACCGGGCCGACCGGAATGGCAATATTGTACAAGTAGATATTGAATATTGGCGGTTTGAGGCGGTTGACCTCATCATTAATCTGTAG